In one window of Gorilla gorilla gorilla isolate KB3781 chromosome 2, NHGRI_mGorGor1-v2.1_pri, whole genome shotgun sequence DNA:
- the LOC101143444 gene encoding glutathione S-transferase omega-1-like isoform X2 — MLEESARSLGKGSTPLGLVPEGLICICSMRFCPFAERTRLVLKAEGIRHEVIYTNLKDKPEWFFKKNPFSLMPVLENSQGQLIYESAITCEYLDEAYSGKKLLPDDPYEKACQKMVFELFSKVLINKKTTFFGGNSVSMIDYLIWPSFERLEAMKLNECVDHTPELKLWMAAMREDPTVSALLTVVKDWQGFTEVYLQPGGL, encoded by the exons ATGTTAGAGGAGTCAGCCAGGAGCCTGGGGAAGGGAAGCACGCCCCTGGGGCTGGTCCCAGAGGGGCTGATCTGCATCTGCAGCATGAGGTTCTGCCCGTTTGCTGAGAGGACGCGTCTGGTTCTGAAGGCCGAGGGAATCAGGCATGAAGTCATCTATACCAACCTGAAAGATAAGCCTGAGTGGTTCTTTAAGAAAAATCCCTTTAGTTTGATGCCAGTTCTGGAAAACAGTCAGGGTCAGCTGATCTACGAGTCTGCCATCACCTGTGAGTACCTGGATGAAGCATACTCAGGGAAGAAGCTGTTGCCGGATGACCCCTATGAGAAAGCTTGCCAGAAGATGGTCTTTGAGTTGTTTTCTAAG GTTCTGATTAATAAGAAGACAACCTTCTTTGGTGGCAATTCCGTCTCTATGATTGACTACCTCATCTGGCCCTCGTTTGAACGGCTGGAAGCAATGAAGTTAAATGAGTGTGTAGACCACACTCCAGAACTTAAACTGTGGATGGCAGCCATGAGGGAAGATCCCACagtctcagccctgctcactgtTGTGAAGGACTGGCAAGGTTTCACAGAGGTCTACTTACAGCCTGGAGGCCTGTGA
- the LOC101143444 gene encoding glutathione S-transferase omega-1-like isoform X1: protein MLEESARSLGKGSTPLGLVPEGLICICSMRFCPFAERTRLVLKAEGIRHEVIYTNLKDKPEWFFKKNPFSLMPVLENSQGQLIYESAITCEYLDEAYSGKKLLPDDPYEKACQKMVFELFSKVPSLVGSFLRTQNKEDGAGLKEALCKEFSKLEEVLINKKTTFFGGNSVSMIDYLIWPSFERLEAMKLNECVDHTPELKLWMAAMREDPTVSALLTVVKDWQGFTEVYLQPGGL from the coding sequence ATGTTAGAGGAGTCAGCCAGGAGCCTGGGGAAGGGAAGCACGCCCCTGGGGCTGGTCCCAGAGGGGCTGATCTGCATCTGCAGCATGAGGTTCTGCCCGTTTGCTGAGAGGACGCGTCTGGTTCTGAAGGCCGAGGGAATCAGGCATGAAGTCATCTATACCAACCTGAAAGATAAGCCTGAGTGGTTCTTTAAGAAAAATCCCTTTAGTTTGATGCCAGTTCTGGAAAACAGTCAGGGTCAGCTGATCTACGAGTCTGCCATCACCTGTGAGTACCTGGATGAAGCATACTCAGGGAAGAAGCTGTTGCCGGATGACCCCTATGAGAAAGCTTGCCAGAAGATGGTCTTTGAGTTGTTTTCTAAGGTGCCATCTTTGGTAGGAAGCTTCCTTAGAACCCAAAATAAGGAAGACGGTGCTGGCCTGAAAGAAGCATTGTGTAAAGAATTTAGCAAGCTAGAGGAGGTTCTGATTAATAAGAAGACAACCTTCTTTGGTGGCAATTCCGTCTCTATGATTGACTACCTCATCTGGCCCTCGTTTGAACGGCTGGAAGCAATGAAGTTAAATGAGTGTGTAGACCACACTCCAGAACTTAAACTGTGGATGGCAGCCATGAGGGAAGATCCCACagtctcagccctgctcactgtTGTGAAGGACTGGCAAGGTTTCACAGAGGTCTACTTACAGCCTGGAGGCCTGTGA